In one window of Brenneria goodwinii DNA:
- the deoA gene encoding thymidine phosphorylase: MFLIQEIIRKKRDGEPLSDEEIRFFINGVRDNTVSEGQIAALAMTIYFHDMSMAERVSLTLAMRDSGTVLDWKSLNLNGPLVDKHSTGGVGDVTSLMLGPMVAACGGYVPMISGRGLGHTGGTLDKLESIPGLNIFPDNSEFRRIIQRVGVAIIGQTNSLAPADKRFYATRDITATVDSIPLITASILAKKLAEGLDALVMDVKVGSGAFMPTYALSEQLAQAIVDVANNAGCRTSALLTDMNQVLASSAGNALEVREAVRFLTGEPRNPRLYEVTMALCEEMLLSGGLTDSAAEARNRLQAALDNGKAAEVFGRMVAAQRGPADFVEHYERYLPVATLSKPVFAERAGIVAAMDTRALGMAVVSLGGGRRQASDKIDYSVGINEMACLGDRVDGQRPLAVIHANTEAQWQQAANDVRAAITLSDEAVEETPVIYRRMSADD; this comes from the coding sequence TTGTTTCTGATTCAGGAAATTATTCGTAAGAAGCGTGACGGAGAGCCATTGAGCGATGAAGAGATTCGCTTCTTTATTAACGGCGTGCGCGATAATACGGTATCCGAAGGGCAAATCGCCGCGCTGGCGATGACCATCTACTTCCACGATATGTCGATGGCGGAGCGCGTCTCCCTGACGCTGGCGATGCGCGATTCCGGCACGGTGCTTGACTGGAAGAGTCTAAACTTGAATGGTCCGCTGGTGGATAAACACTCTACCGGCGGCGTAGGCGATGTAACCTCGCTGATGCTGGGGCCGATGGTTGCCGCCTGCGGGGGCTATGTGCCGATGATTTCCGGCCGGGGGCTGGGGCACACCGGCGGTACGCTGGATAAGCTGGAGTCGATCCCCGGGCTGAATATTTTCCCTGACAACAGTGAATTCCGCCGAATTATTCAGCGCGTCGGCGTGGCGATTATCGGCCAGACCAACTCTTTGGCGCCGGCGGATAAACGTTTTTACGCGACGCGGGATATTACCGCGACGGTGGATTCAATACCGCTGATCACCGCGTCCATTCTGGCGAAGAAACTGGCCGAAGGGCTGGATGCGCTGGTGATGGATGTTAAGGTAGGATCCGGCGCTTTTATGCCGACTTATGCGCTTTCCGAGCAATTGGCGCAGGCGATCGTCGATGTCGCCAATAACGCCGGATGCCGCACCAGCGCGTTGCTGACCGATATGAATCAGGTGCTGGCTTCCAGCGCGGGCAATGCGCTGGAGGTGCGGGAGGCGGTACGTTTTCTGACCGGGGAGCCGCGTAATCCGCGCTTGTATGAGGTGACGATGGCGCTATGCGAAGAAATGCTGTTGTCCGGCGGCCTGACGGACTCCGCCGCGGAAGCGCGCAACCGCCTGCAAGCGGCGCTGGATAACGGCAAGGCGGCCGAAGTGTTCGGCCGGATGGTGGCGGCGCAGCGCGGTCCGGCTGATTTCGTCGAGCATTACGAGCGCTATTTGCCGGTCGCCACGTTAAGCAAGCCGGTTTTTGCCGAGCGCGCAGGGATTGTCGCCGCCATGGATACCCGTGCGTTAGGCATGGCGGTTGTGTCGTTAGGCGGCGGACGCCGTCAGGCCAGCGATAAGATTGATTACAGCGTGGGAATCAATGAGATGGCTTGCCTGGGCGATCGCGTTGATGGTCAGCGTCCGCTGGCGGTGATCCACGCCAATACCGAGGCGCAATGGCAGCAGGCGGCAAACGATGTCCGGGCCGCGATTACGCTAAGCGACGAAGCCGTGGAAGAAACGCCGGTTATTTATCGCCGCATGAGCGCCGATGATTGA
- the deoC gene encoding deoxyribose-phosphate aldolase: protein MTTLTAVAQRALALMDLTSLNDDDTDEKIVTLCHQANSPAGNTAAICIYPRFIPLARKALREQGTPEMRIATVTNFPHGNDDIGIALAETNAAIAYGADEVDVVFPYRSLITGNTRTGFALVQSCKAVCQAANVLLKVIIETGELKQDALIRQASEIAIDAGADFIKTSTGKVPVNATPRSAEIMLQVIRDKGVGERVGFKAAGGVRSAEEAAIYLQLADDIMGPEWVNARHFRFGASSLLASLLSVLGHQSTARHSGY, encoded by the coding sequence ATGACAACGTTAACGGCTGTCGCGCAACGCGCGCTGGCGCTGATGGATTTAACCTCGCTTAATGATGACGATACGGATGAGAAGATCGTCACGCTTTGCCATCAGGCTAACAGCCCGGCAGGCAACACTGCGGCTATCTGTATCTATCCACGCTTTATTCCTCTGGCGCGTAAGGCGCTGCGCGAACAGGGAACGCCGGAGATGCGTATTGCGACCGTGACGAACTTCCCGCATGGCAATGATGATATTGGCATCGCGCTGGCGGAAACCAACGCGGCTATTGCCTATGGCGCGGATGAAGTGGATGTCGTGTTCCCTTACCGTTCGCTGATTACGGGGAACACGCGAACCGGGTTTGCGCTGGTGCAGTCGTGTAAAGCGGTTTGTCAGGCGGCCAATGTGTTGCTGAAAGTGATTATTGAAACGGGCGAGCTAAAGCAGGACGCGCTGATCCGTCAGGCCAGCGAGATCGCCATTGATGCCGGCGCTGATTTTATTAAAACCTCTACGGGCAAGGTGCCGGTTAACGCCACGCCGCGGAGTGCGGAAATCATGCTGCAAGTCATTCGTGATAAAGGCGTGGGGGAACGTGTCGGATTCAAGGCGGCGGGCGGCGTGCGTAGCGCTGAAGAGGCGGCGATTTATTTGCAACTGGCTGATGACATTATGGGCCCGGAATGGGTTAACGCCCGGCATTTCCGTTTTGGCGCATCGAGTTTATTAGCCAGCCTGCTGTCGGTGTTAGGTCATCAGTCGACAGCGCGGCATAGCGGTTATTGA
- the dmeF gene encoding CDF family Co(II)/Ni(II) efflux transporter DmeF codes for MSLQQINGTHTHIFDEGNPLAERNTRYATLLTAVMMVVEILGGWYFNSMALLADGWHMSSHALALGLSAMAYAAARRLATDTRFAFGTWKIEILGGFTSAILLGMVAFVMMYESVERLLHPSVIHYDQAIAIAVVGLLVNLICAWLLRDHHAHDHSHHPTHHSHDSHHTADSHTHVGHQDLNLRSAYIHVIADAATSVLAIVALICGKLWGADWLDPVMGIVGSILVGIWAYGLMRQSGKVLLDAEMDAPVVEEIKEVIAASPMPAELTDLHVWRVGTEKYACILSLTTDRDVSPDYYKQRLSIHEELVHITVEINAVTP; via the coding sequence ATGTCACTACAACAAATAAACGGTACCCACACGCATATTTTTGATGAAGGGAATCCGCTGGCGGAAAGGAATACCCGTTATGCCACTTTGCTGACGGCAGTAATGATGGTGGTGGAGATCCTGGGCGGATGGTATTTCAATTCGATGGCGCTGCTGGCCGACGGCTGGCATATGAGCTCCCACGCGCTGGCGCTGGGGCTGTCGGCAATGGCCTATGCGGCGGCCAGGCGTCTGGCAACGGATACCCGCTTTGCCTTTGGCACCTGGAAGATTGAAATTCTGGGGGGATTCACCAGCGCTATTCTGCTGGGGATGGTCGCCTTTGTCATGATGTATGAATCGGTCGAACGCTTACTCCATCCGTCGGTGATCCATTACGACCAGGCGATAGCGATTGCCGTGGTCGGGCTGTTGGTTAACCTTATTTGCGCCTGGCTGCTGCGCGACCATCATGCTCACGATCATTCCCATCACCCTACGCATCATTCCCACGACAGTCATCACACGGCGGATTCTCATACGCATGTCGGTCATCAGGATCTGAATCTGCGCTCGGCTTATATACATGTGATTGCCGATGCCGCGACTTCCGTTCTGGCGATAGTCGCCTTGATCTGCGGTAAATTGTGGGGCGCCGACTGGCTGGATCCGGTCATGGGGATCGTCGGCTCCATCCTGGTCGGCATCTGGGCGTATGGCCTGATGCGTCAGTCCGGCAAAGTTTTACTGGATGCGGAAATGGATGCGCCGGTGGTGGAGGAAATCAAGGAGGTCATCGCCGCCAGCCCGATGCCTGCCGAACTGACGGATTTACATGTCTGGCGGGTAGGGACGGAAAAATATGCCTGTATCCTGAGCTTAACTACCGACCGGGACGTCAGCCCCGATTATTACAAGCAACGGTTATCCATACATGAAGAGTTGGTTCATATCACGGTGGAAATCAACGCCGTCACGCCTTAA
- a CDS encoding metal/formaldehyde-sensitive transcriptional repressor yields MSHTIKGKKKLLARIRRIKGQTEAIEKSLENETPCLNILQQIAAVRGAVNGLMVEVLEGHIREHLMDESHSSQERNGDLEEIVSVVRSYLK; encoded by the coding sequence ATGTCGCATACCATTAAAGGCAAAAAAAAGCTGTTGGCGCGCATCAGGCGGATCAAAGGGCAGACGGAAGCGATTGAAAAATCGCTGGAAAATGAAACTCCCTGTTTGAATATCCTGCAGCAAATCGCGGCCGTTCGCGGCGCCGTTAACGGGCTGATGGTCGAAGTGCTGGAAGGGCATATCCGCGAGCATTTGATGGATGAGAGCCATTCATCACAGGAGCGCAACGGCGATCTGGAAGAGATCGTCTCAGTGGTTCGTTCTTATCTGAAGTAG
- a CDS encoding GIY-YIG nuclease family protein, giving the protein MNEALIAPCWYLYILRTASGMLYTGITTDVARRLVQHQSGKGAKALRGKGELALVFQCRAGSRSSALKLEYRIKQLSKNQKERLVQDQPTSLLDTLVRSG; this is encoded by the coding sequence ATGAACGAAGCTCTCATCGCGCCCTGCTGGTATCTGTATATCCTGCGCACGGCCAGCGGCATGCTATACACCGGGATTACCACGGACGTGGCTCGCCGTCTGGTGCAACATCAGTCAGGAAAAGGGGCGAAAGCGCTGCGGGGAAAAGGCGAATTAGCCTTGGTGTTCCAATGTCGGGCGGGCAGCCGCTCAAGCGCATTAAAGCTGGAGTATCGCATCAAGCAGTTGAGCAAAAACCAAAAAGAAAGGCTGGTGCAAGACCAGCCCACGTCATTATTAGATACGCTTGTCAGGAGCGGTTAA
- a CDS encoding GNAT family N-acetyltransferase produces the protein MLVRVEIPVDAAGIDSLLRRVFPTDAEADLVHQLREDGQLTLGIVATDDEGGVVGYAAFSPVLIEGEDRQWVGLAPLAVEESLRRQGIGQQLVYEGLDALNEFGYTAVVVLGEPAYYSRFGFVPASEYQLYCRWPQSAVTFQVYPLADNHFVGASGLVEYADPFNRS, from the coding sequence ATGTTAGTGCGTGTTGAAATACCGGTGGACGCCGCCGGGATTGACAGCCTGCTGCGCCGGGTATTTCCAACGGATGCCGAAGCCGATTTAGTCCATCAGCTGCGTGAGGACGGTCAGTTGACGTTAGGGATCGTTGCAACGGATGATGAAGGCGGCGTTGTGGGATACGCGGCTTTTAGTCCGGTGCTGATTGAAGGGGAAGACCGCCAGTGGGTAGGGTTGGCTCCGCTCGCCGTGGAAGAAAGCCTGCGCCGGCAAGGCATCGGTCAGCAGCTGGTTTACGAAGGTCTGGACGCGCTGAATGAGTTCGGCTATACCGCGGTCGTGGTATTGGGGGAACCCGCTTATTACTCCCGCTTTGGTTTCGTGCCCGCGTCTGAATATCAGTTGTATTGCCGCTGGCCGCAAAGTGCAGTCACCTTCCAGGTTTATCCGCTGGCGGATAATCATTTTGTGGGGGCTAGCGGTCTGGTCGAATACGCCGATCCTTTTAACCGCTCCTGA
- the ubiT gene encoding ubiquinone anaerobic biosynthesis accessory factor UbiT produces the protein MLGKLRAQIVRQGPGLLGKPLKFTPFALQRQVLEHMLSWQFRQSLEEGELEFLEDRWLKIEVRDVGLQWFVTLRDNRLVVSHQENADVSFSADANDLILIAARKEDPDTLFFQRRLRIEGDTELGLYVKNLMDAIELEAMPAPLRIGLQQLADFVDAGLQEGVVQSTDDHAPASC, from the coding sequence GTGTTGGGAAAACTTCGGGCGCAGATTGTGCGTCAAGGGCCGGGCTTATTGGGCAAGCCATTAAAGTTCACTCCTTTTGCTTTACAGCGTCAGGTTCTGGAACACATGCTGAGCTGGCAGTTTCGTCAGTCCCTGGAAGAGGGGGAGCTGGAGTTTCTGGAAGACCGCTGGTTAAAGATTGAAGTACGGGACGTTGGATTGCAGTGGTTTGTGACGCTGCGCGATAATCGTCTGGTCGTGAGTCATCAGGAAAATGCGGACGTCAGCTTTAGCGCTGATGCCAACGATCTTATTCTGATCGCGGCGCGTAAAGAAGATCCCGATACGCTGTTTTTCCAGCGTCGCCTGCGGATCGAGGGTGATACGGAACTCGGGTTATACGTAAAAAACCTGATGGACGCGATTGAACTGGAAGCCATGCCGGCGCCGTTACGTATCGGTTTACAGCAATTGGCTGATTTTGTCGACGCGGGGCTACAAGAGGGCGTGGTGCAATCTACCGACGATCACGCGCCCGCATCATGTTAG
- the ubiU gene encoding ubiquinone anaerobic biosynthesis protein UbiU, which produces MELLCPAGNLPALKAAIDNGADAVYIGLKDDTNARHFAGLNFTDKKLQEARDYVHRHRRKLHIAINTFAHPDGYQRWERAVDMAAQIGADVLILADLAMLEYAAERYPHIERHVSVQASATNSEAINFYQRHFDVSRIVLPRVLSIHQVKQLARTSSVPLEVFAFGSLCIMAEGRCYLSSYLTGESPNTVGACSPARFVRWQQTEQGMESRLNNVLIDRYQDDENAGYPTLCKGRYLVDGQRYHALEEPTSLNTLALLPELLAANIASVKIEGRQRSPAYVSQITRVWREAIDRCISNPSTFSPTQEWMDTLGAVAEGTQTTLGAYHRKWQ; this is translated from the coding sequence ATGGAATTGCTTTGCCCCGCCGGTAATCTTCCGGCATTAAAAGCGGCTATCGATAATGGCGCCGACGCGGTCTATATCGGCCTGAAAGATGACACCAACGCACGCCACTTCGCCGGACTTAACTTCACCGACAAAAAACTGCAGGAAGCACGCGATTATGTGCACCGCCACCGGCGCAAACTTCATATCGCCATCAATACGTTCGCCCACCCCGATGGTTATCAACGCTGGGAGCGCGCCGTCGACATGGCGGCGCAAATCGGCGCGGACGTACTGATCCTGGCCGACCTGGCCATGCTGGAATATGCCGCGGAACGCTACCCGCACATCGAGCGCCACGTCTCGGTGCAGGCCTCCGCCACCAATAGCGAAGCGATTAACTTTTACCAACGCCATTTTGACGTATCCCGCATCGTTCTGCCCCGAGTGCTTTCTATACATCAGGTAAAACAACTGGCCCGCACCAGTTCGGTTCCGCTGGAAGTGTTCGCTTTCGGCAGCCTGTGCATCATGGCGGAAGGCCGCTGCTACCTCTCCTCCTACCTGACCGGCGAATCGCCGAATACCGTGGGAGCCTGTTCGCCCGCGCGTTTCGTCCGCTGGCAGCAGACGGAACAGGGGATGGAGTCCCGCCTGAATAACGTGTTGATTGACCGCTATCAGGATGATGAGAATGCCGGTTATCCGACGTTGTGCAAAGGCCGTTATCTGGTCGACGGGCAGCGTTACCACGCGCTTGAAGAACCCACCAGTCTTAATACATTGGCGTTACTGCCGGAACTGCTGGCGGCGAATATCGCCTCGGTGAAAATTGAAGGACGCCAGCGCAGCCCGGCTTATGTCAGCCAGATCACCCGCGTCTGGCGGGAAGCCATCGATCGGTGCATCTCCAATCCGTCCACATTCAGCCCGACGCAGGAATGGATGGATACGCTTGGCGCCGTGGCGGAAGGTACGCAAACCACGCTGGGCGCCTATCACCGTAAATGGCAGTAG
- a CDS encoding U32 family peptidase — protein sequence MKYALGAILYYWPRNTIETFYQSAMNSGADIIYLGETVCSKRRSMKVADWLDLARQIAGHGKQVVISTLALLQAPSELNELKRYVENGDFLLEANDLGTVNMAADRHLPFVAGPALNCYNAYTLRLLRKQGMVRWCMPVELSRDWLQNLLNQCDELGFRNQFEVEVLSYGHLPLAYSARCFTARSENRAKDECETCCINYPQGRKVLSQENQQVFVLNGIQTQSGYCYNLGNELTNMAGLVDIVRLSPLGMETLAMVDAFRANENGQAPLTLEKNADCNGYWKRVAGLELVQ from the coding sequence ATGAAATACGCATTGGGCGCCATTCTCTACTACTGGCCTAGAAACACGATTGAAACATTCTACCAATCAGCCATGAACAGCGGCGCGGATATTATTTATCTGGGCGAAACGGTATGCAGCAAGCGCCGTTCAATGAAAGTCGCCGACTGGCTTGATCTCGCCCGGCAGATCGCCGGCCATGGCAAACAGGTGGTCATCTCCACCCTGGCGCTGCTGCAGGCGCCTTCGGAGCTGAATGAGCTAAAGCGCTACGTCGAAAACGGTGACTTCCTACTGGAAGCCAACGATCTCGGCACCGTCAATATGGCCGCCGACCGCCATCTGCCGTTTGTCGCCGGGCCTGCCCTCAACTGCTATAACGCTTACACCCTGCGTTTACTGCGCAAACAGGGCATGGTGCGCTGGTGTATGCCGGTAGAGCTGTCCCGCGACTGGCTGCAAAATCTGCTGAATCAGTGTGATGAACTCGGATTCCGCAACCAGTTTGAGGTCGAAGTATTGAGCTACGGCCACCTGCCGCTGGCTTATTCCGCGCGTTGCTTTACCGCGCGTTCGGAAAACCGCGCCAAAGACGAATGCGAAACCTGCTGCATCAACTATCCGCAGGGGCGCAAAGTTCTGTCGCAGGAAAATCAGCAGGTTTTCGTGCTCAACGGCATCCAGACCCAGAGCGGCTATTGTTATAACCTGGGCAACGAGCTGACCAATATGGCCGGTTTGGTGGATATCGTCCGTCTGTCGCCGCTGGGCATGGAAACGCTGGCGATGGTGGATGCTTTCCGCGCCAACGAGAACGGCCAGGCGCCGCTGACGCTAGAGAAAAACGCCGACTGTAACGGCTACTGGAAACGGGTGGCGGGCCTGGAGCTGGTGCAGTAG
- a CDS encoding ABC transporter permease, which yields MKSYWQTFSRVLISMLERPMWLMLLASLCVMSLVYANHSVWDLPVAVIDQDHSNASRQLMRDLDATPKIAVKTYDNLPEAQRDLVLRKLFAVIILPLDLEKKILSGETITIPAYGDATNRLANGQIQQDVMAAWQQLLADYNRDLLLRSGFTDVQAQVILTPVVGQTVGLFNPGVSFAAIIFPGLLVMLLQHSLLIACVRVSIALKSSPQGKPTIPVYLGGLSALLPIWLFLSIVLFVLWPWVLGYRQTANIPEILLLTFPFLLAVLGLGKLVTECLRRVEMIYLTLSFITMPVFYLSGTIWPVQSMPGWVRAISSMLPSTWATKAIAGVNQMNLPLSEVGRDVVMLLVLGVVYTLLGIGVGLLHNTGQLRRLLRRRVRPRG from the coding sequence GTGAAAAGTTACTGGCAGACATTCAGCCGGGTGTTGATCAGCATGCTGGAACGTCCTATGTGGCTGATGCTGCTGGCCTCGCTCTGCGTGATGAGTCTGGTGTACGCCAATCACTCGGTGTGGGATTTGCCGGTGGCGGTGATCGACCAGGATCACAGCAACGCCAGCCGTCAGCTAATGCGCGATCTGGACGCCACACCGAAAATTGCCGTCAAAACATATGATAATTTACCGGAGGCGCAGCGCGATCTTGTGTTGCGTAAATTGTTTGCCGTGATCATCTTGCCGCTGGATTTGGAAAAAAAGATCCTCTCCGGCGAGACGATTACCATCCCCGCCTATGGCGATGCGACAAACCGTCTGGCAAACGGGCAGATTCAGCAGGACGTGATGGCGGCCTGGCAGCAGCTATTAGCCGATTATAATCGCGATCTGCTGTTGCGCAGCGGCTTTACCGATGTGCAGGCGCAGGTGATTCTGACGCCGGTGGTCGGGCAAACCGTGGGATTGTTTAATCCCGGCGTCAGCTTTGCGGCGATCATTTTCCCCGGTCTGCTGGTGATGTTATTACAGCATTCGCTGTTGATCGCCTGCGTTCGGGTCAGTATCGCGCTGAAGAGTTCCCCGCAGGGCAAACCGACCATCCCGGTTTATCTGGGCGGCCTGTCGGCCCTGCTGCCGATCTGGCTCTTTTTGTCGATTGTACTGTTTGTCTTGTGGCCCTGGGTGCTGGGTTATCGGCAAACGGCCAATATCCCGGAAATTCTCCTGCTGACGTTTCCCTTTTTGCTGGCGGTGCTGGGGCTGGGAAAACTGGTAACCGAGTGCCTGCGGCGCGTGGAAATGATTTACCTGACGCTGTCGTTTATTACCATGCCGGTTTTTTATCTTTCCGGCACGATATGGCCGGTACAGTCGATGCCGGGCTGGGTACGGGCGATCTCATCAATGCTGCCTTCAACCTGGGCGACCAAGGCTATTGCCGGCGTGAACCAGATGAATCTGCCGCTGAGCGAAGTGGGGCGCGATGTGGTCATGCTGCTGGTGCTGGGCGTCGTTTATACCCTGCTGGGCATTGGGGTGGGGTTGTTGCATAACACCGGTCAACTGCGCCGTTTGTTGCGCCGCCGTGTCAGGCCGCGGGGATAG
- a CDS encoding ABC transporter permease: MAVARVNAAWRSFTASFRQEVNTALRSPVVHWLGWGFPLLLFILLGSIFSVGTMQDLPVSAIDNDHSPLSRDLIRKLDAGSHARIEPWAGGLAESMQRLRSAQDYGLLYIPVNFEADALAGRQPSVLFYYNALFYGAGFYSTQDFSTLMTEVNSQYRSVIAAESGHTLPALANVTLAYGSLFNASGSYVYYQQFAATIHLLQLFAVTCMIYVLERSKDIVNRRPFVLAMLGKLAPYTLCYTALLIVEIAILVWASDAHVSGNPLYMLLVGFFYVMAAQSIGVLLFTFTRTALTAYTMMGIIVSIALTFSGLAVPELSMPLPAQIIAQIEPLTHALYAMFDIFLRQVSLSSVLSVCALLLAYPLVTGLLVRNRLYQRLSQPENKP; encoded by the coding sequence ATGGCAGTGGCAAGAGTAAACGCCGCCTGGCGTAGTTTCACGGCGTCATTCCGCCAGGAGGTTAACACGGCGCTGCGCAGCCCGGTGGTGCACTGGCTTGGCTGGGGCTTTCCTCTGCTGCTGTTTATTTTGCTGGGCAGCATTTTTTCCGTCGGTACGATGCAGGATCTGCCGGTGTCGGCGATTGATAACGATCACAGCCCGCTGTCGCGCGATCTGATCCGCAAGCTGGACGCCGGATCCCATGCCCGTATTGAGCCGTGGGCGGGAGGGCTGGCCGAGTCCATGCAGCGCTTACGCAGCGCCCAGGACTATGGCCTGCTCTATATTCCGGTGAATTTTGAGGCTGATGCGTTGGCCGGTCGTCAGCCCAGCGTCCTGTTTTATTACAATGCCCTGTTTTATGGCGCCGGCTTTTATTCCACCCAGGATTTCAGCACGCTGATGACGGAAGTCAACAGTCAGTATCGCAGCGTTATCGCCGCCGAGTCCGGCCACACGCTGCCGGCGCTGGCTAACGTCACCCTGGCGTACGGCAGTCTGTTCAACGCCAGCGGCAGCTATGTCTATTATCAGCAGTTTGCCGCCACCATCCACTTGCTACAGCTTTTCGCCGTCACCTGCATGATTTATGTCCTGGAGCGCAGCAAAGATATTGTCAACCGCCGGCCCTTTGTGCTGGCGATGCTTGGCAAACTGGCGCCTTATACGCTGTGTTATACCGCGTTGCTGATTGTCGAGATCGCTATTCTGGTGTGGGCGTCCGACGCGCACGTAAGCGGCAATCCGCTGTATATGCTGCTGGTGGGTTTCTTTTACGTTATGGCGGCGCAGAGCATCGGCGTTCTGCTGTTTACCTTTACCCGTACGGCGCTGACGGCCTATACCATGATGGGGATTATCGTCAGTATCGCGCTGACGTTTTCCGGTCTGGCGGTGCCGGAGCTCTCCATGCCGTTGCCGGCGCAGATCATTGCGCAAATCGAGCCGTTAACGCATGCGCTATACGCGATGTTCGATATCTTCCTGCGTCAGGTTTCGCTCTCTTCGGTGCTCAGCGTTTGCGCGTTGTTGCTGGCTTATCCGCTGGTGACCGGTCTGCTGGTGCGTAACCGGCTTTATCAGCGTTTAAGCCAGCCGGAGAATAAACCGTGA
- a CDS encoding HlyD family secretion protein: MNKKTRFTLLLVVVVIALAVLFRANNKDILLQGEVDAQEVIVASKASGRVMERHVQRGDDVKAGQLLITLENAELVAQLRAAEAARDQAKSLLDQSEHGTREESIRNLRATLAQAQAAYQNALHEYNRQAGIAAKGFASASALDSAREARDSALQQVKAAQANLDEGLHGDRPEQRENYAAALRQAEQQLLEIKAQSDELQVRAPVDGEVGPIPAEVGVLLSASSPLITLVRVPQAWFVFNLREDILAGVRKGDRITLRVPALNNRMIEAEVRYIAPLGDYATKRATRATGDFDLKTFEVRLYPTQSQEGLRPGMSALWQWQE, translated from the coding sequence ATGAATAAAAAGACGCGGTTTACGTTACTGCTGGTGGTGGTGGTTATTGCTCTGGCTGTTCTGTTTCGGGCAAATAATAAGGATATTCTACTGCAGGGCGAGGTTGACGCCCAGGAAGTGATTGTCGCCTCTAAGGCCTCGGGACGGGTAATGGAACGCCATGTGCAACGCGGGGATGACGTTAAAGCAGGCCAACTGCTGATTACGCTGGAAAACGCTGAATTAGTCGCCCAGTTGCGCGCGGCGGAAGCCGCCCGCGATCAGGCTAAATCGCTGTTGGATCAGTCTGAACACGGTACGCGGGAAGAGAGTATTCGCAATCTGCGCGCCACGCTGGCCCAGGCGCAGGCGGCGTATCAGAATGCCCTGCATGAATATAATCGTCAGGCCGGTATCGCGGCCAAGGGATTTGCCTCGGCTTCGGCGCTGGACAGCGCGCGTGAGGCCCGCGACAGCGCCCTGCAGCAAGTTAAGGCGGCGCAGGCCAACCTGGATGAGGGGTTGCACGGCGATCGGCCGGAGCAAAGAGAAAACTATGCCGCCGCCTTGCGCCAGGCCGAACAGCAACTGCTGGAAATTAAGGCCCAGTCGGACGAGCTTCAGGTCAGGGCGCCGGTCGACGGCGAGGTCGGGCCTATCCCGGCCGAAGTGGGGGTGCTGCTCAGCGCTTCCAGTCCGCTTATCACGCTGGTGCGCGTTCCTCAGGCCTGGTTCGTCTTTAACCTGCGGGAGGATATTCTGGCCGGGGTACGCAAGGGGGATCGGATCACGCTGCGCGTTCCGGCGCTGAATAACCGTATGATTGAGGCTGAGGTGCGCTATATCGCGCCGCTGGGCGATTACGCCACCAAACGCGCCACGCGGGCAACCGGCGACTTCGATCTGAAAACCTTCGAAGTCCGGCTGTATCCGACGCAGTCGCAGGAAGGATTGAGGCCGGGAATGAGCGCGCTATGGCAGTGGCAAGAGTAA